The genomic DNA GTTATATTACAAAATACTATTTTCAATTTCAGAAGTCTTCGgataattatattaaatgaaCTGAATTATGGCACACAAGGTGGATCTTTTGAAGAATAAATTTGGATATGATGAAGCATTTAACTACAAAGAAGAACCTGACCTCAATGCAGCTTTAAAAAGGTCTGTTATTAACAATTTTATGGCagaattttaatcaaattttttattgacGCAAATTGTAGTTACCTATGTAACATCGACGCGTTATATTGAAGGTGTGTCCTACACATGCTGTAGCATCGACATGTTATATCGACACATTATATTGAAGGTGTGTCCTACACCAGCACAACACAGTCACTTACAAATACATACAGTCACTACTCACTTCTATTTTTCCAAATTATTGCCATGTCTATGCATCAGTGTTAGTATCAATCtgtgtcggtgcttcatagtTACTACTTACTACGCTTAGAAACATGAGACACACTAATGAGTAGTTGATATTGATATCAATGTATGTAAATTAGGTACTTTCCAGAAGGCATTGACATTTACTTTGAGAATGTTGGGGGAAAGACACTTGACGCTGTACTCTTGAATATGAAACTCCATGGCCGCATACCTGTAAGTGGAATGATCTCACAGTATAATCTCACTCAACCTGAAGGTGTCACAAATTTGGCACAAATCATATATAAGCGGATTCGGTTCGAGGGTTTTGTTATATCTGATTACTTTCACCTTTATACAAAATTCTTGGAATTTGTCCTGCCTCTTATAAGAGAAGGAAAGATTGTGTATGTGGAAGACATAGCTGAGGGTCTTGAGAATGGTCCTGCTGCATTGATTGGCCTATACAGTGGTCGCAATGTTGGTAAACAAGTGGTTGTTGTTGCTCATGAATGAATGCAGATGCTTTCTTTAATGTTTGtgccttttctttctttcaagttTTTTGAGTTGTGTTACTTGTGTATGAAGCAACCTATAAAAGGGGTCCTTGTTAAAAAATACCGTTTTGTTGATGGTGTTCTTGTTAATAGCTTCTTAGAAATGGAAAGGGGTCCTATAAAAGCACTGACAGATGAAGGAAGTGAAAATCCTCTTGTGTATCCTGTTGGACCCATCATCCAGACAATAACAAGTTCTGACGATGATGCTAATATGTTGGAGTGTCTGTCATGGTTGGATGACCAACAACCTTGCTCAGTTTTTCTCAACAATAACATATTGGTAATTAGTTGTTACAAACGTTAAAAATCAATAATACATTGGTTCGAGTAAAACTTGATTCAAACTTTTTAAGAAATAACTTGTGTTGGAATCTTGTGGATGAAAAAATATGGTTGAGAGAAAGATTCCACTATAAATGACAAATATATTTTCGATATAGACTAGTCATAATAAAGATGTTGGATACTCCACACCAATAATATGGTTAAAAAACATCCCCTCCAAACCACCTTATTAACTCCTAGTTAAGTTTTGtggttttttcttttagaaAGATATGGTTATAGAGCAATATACTAGTAATAAGGACCGATTCGAGTTGTGTGCAGTTGTAGTCCATTTACTACATGCGATTAATTATATCGGTTGTTCGTTCAATCAACATACTACAATCGCAattttaaaaccatattttagatataaaaatattgagaaataaaaatgaaaacaatttgtGTGTAtcaattgaaattttgaatgatttttcgcaatgcttataatattatgagaatatctccaaaaaaaattagatttttttttaacaaaacatgaattaaatatgaatttttaagtaccaaaaacataaaaattcatatttaattcatcccTTGTTAACAAATTTAAACTTTTGCAAGAGAGAAATCTATAATGTATTAAACATGattgttgaaaaaaattcaaaatttccaaGATACACATGAATTGACTTGAAAGCAGGACCAAAAGTTGTGGTATAGAACTTTTGAAGAAATCGAAGAAAATTTTAGggggattaaaataaaaagtttgaatatttatatggaccataaatatatttaaacctTAAAAACATTCTTCATGCaaatttgtttgacaaaattataCTTGTGGTTCTTTAACTTAACTTCAGATAAGTATTTGGtcttttatatgtttttcacGTCATATTTGCCATTTTAATCAATTTGGATAtgaattttcaagtttcaaatctaaattcatattaaaaacttgaaaatccATATTAAGTGgatcaaaatgacaaaattaacgtgaaaaataaaaaagataaaaaactaAATCGTtacttgaaattaaattaaacgaACAATTTTGGCAATTTGTTTCATACAAATACGTTAGATAAATGTACAAACCAATGTGTGGCCAGTTCTATATGTACAACACAAACACCACAAAGATTTTAGTGACACAATTCCTGAGATGGCGGAAGTGAGGAACAAGCAAGTGATTCTGAAGGACTATGTGTCTGGTTTTCCTAAAGAATCAGACCTCAACATTGTTGACAGTACCATAACACTCAAGCTTCCACAAGGTTCCAATGATGTGGTTTTGCTCAAAAATCTGTACTTGTCTTGTGATCCTTACATGAGACTCCTGATGACCAAGGACACTACTGCAGGACTTGGTGCTCTCACCCCTGGTTCTGTATGTCATGCTCTCTCCTTTCATCAATTATTATTAGATATCAGTATAAGCTAACACAGTTGCAATTGATCAAGGAATCTGAAgtattgagatttttttattttttattttttatcatagaATAAATATAGCTACTAACTGACGAGTAATTGCAGCCACTGACAGGTTTTGGAGTGTCTAAAGTTGTAGAATCTGGACATCCAGATTATAAGAAAGATGATTCAGTTTGGAGTCTTACTAAATGGGAAGAGTATAGTTTGGTTCCTACAACTGGAATTTTCAAAATTGAGCACAATGATGTCCCACTTTCCTATTATACCGGAATTCTTGGTACACGCGTTCCGTTCAACAATTTcaatttatattgatattagTCGCgcaattttcttccattttgttgtgttttttgacatatttttaCGCTTTTGTTTGAGTACAGGTATGCCGGGAATGACTGCATATGCTGGTTTCTTTGAATTAGGCAGTCCTAAGAAAGGAGAGAATGTTTATGTTTCAGCTGCATCCGGTGCTGTTGGTCAACTTGTAGGTCAATTTGCAAAACTGCATGGTTGTTATGTTGTTGGAAGTGCTGGAACAAAAGAAAAGGTATATGCATACTTTTGTTGTTATATGTGCTTGCAAAAATAATGAATCATCAacatcccctaaaaaaaacctaTGATTATTTATTCCACTGTTTAAAGTACTATTATTTTGACTAAGTCTAATTGCACTAACAACAATCCATATCTTTGTTCACTTGGTGAGATTTAGTTAATTTGATTATACTACAAAAATACTATTTTCAATTTTGGAAGTTTTTGgataattatattaaatgaaCTGAATTGTTGTGGCACACTAGGTAGATCTGTTGAAGAATAAATTTGGATATGATGAAGCCTTTAACTACAAAGAAGAACCAGACCtcaatgcaactttaaaaaGGTctgtttttaacatttttatggCAGATTTTAATCAATTTGTTTATTGACATCAAAAAGTATAGTTACCTAGTTAGCAACACTTCAAATTGAAGGCGAGTCAGAGAAGCGTTGATGTCTGACACCAACACAACATTGTCACTCGTGATTGTATACAATCActtctatttttctaaattagTACTCGTATGTATGTATCCGTATCGTGTCAGTAGTCAGTTAGAATTTCTTGGTAATATGAGACACTAATAACTATGGGATATCAATTTATGTATATTAGGTACTTTCCAGAAGGCATTGACATTTACTTTGAGAATGTTGGTGGGAAAACACTTGATGCTGTACTTTTGAATATGAGAGTCCATGGCCGCATACCTGTAAGTGGAATGATCTCACAGTACAATCTTACTCAACCTGAAGGTGTCACAAATTTGGCACAAATCATATATAAGCGGATTCGGATCGAGGGTTTTGTTATATCTGATTACTTTCACCTTTATACAAAATTCTTGGAGTTTGTCCTGCCTCTTATAAGAGAAGGAAAG from Medicago truncatula cultivar Jemalong A17 chromosome 8, MtrunA17r5.0-ANR, whole genome shotgun sequence includes the following:
- the LOC25500182 gene encoding 2-alkenal reductase (NADP(+)-dependent), with translation MAEVRNKQVILKDYVSGFPKESDLNIVDSTITLKLPQGSNDVVLLKNLYLSCDPYMRLLMTKDTTAGLGALTPGSPLTGFGVSKVVESGHPDYKKDDSVWSLTKWEEYSLVPTTGIFKIEHNDVPLSYYTGILGMPGMTAYAGFFELGSPKKGENVYVSAASGAVGQLVGQFAKLHGCYVVGSAGTKEKVDLLKNKFGYDEAFNYKEEPDLNATLKRYFPEGIDIYFENVGGKTLDAVLLNMRVHGRIPVSGMISQYNLTQPEGVTNLAQIIYKRIRIEGFVISDYFHLYTKFLEFVLPLIREGKVVYVEDIAEGLENGPAALIGLYSGRNVGKQVVAVAHE